The Lycium barbarum isolate Lr01 chromosome 12, ASM1917538v2, whole genome shotgun sequence genome includes a region encoding these proteins:
- the LOC132622457 gene encoding glucuronokinase 1-like, with protein sequence MEKQSGVIEHKSYARVGLLGNPSDVYFGNTISFSLGNFFANVGLQPSQDLVIVPHPSHDLVQFNSISHLVNRLQNEGYYGGVRLLMAIVKIFHNYCKENNITLHDGNFTLSYDTNIPRQTGLSGSSAIVSAALSCLLDFYKVRHLIKVEVRPNLVLNAEKELGIVAGLQDRVAQVYGGVVYMDFGKNHMDKLGHGIYTPIDVDLLPPLYLIYAENPSDSGKVHSTVRQRWLDGDEFIRSTMEEVANIAVEGRKALLEKDYNKLTALMNHNFDLRRRMFGDDALGAMNIEMIEIARRVGAASKFTGSGGAVVVFCPDGPSQVKQLEDACHSAGFTFQPIKVMPSFLNEIDLQTLGSK encoded by the exons ATGGAGAAACAATCAGGTGTGATCGAACACAAGTCTTATGCTAGAGTTGGATTGCTTGGAAACCCTAGCGATGTTTATTTTGGGAACACAATTTCTTTCAGTCTTGGAAACTTTTTTGCTAATGTTGGTTTACAGCCTTCACAAGATCTTGTTATTGTTCCTCATCCTTCTCATGATCTCgtccaattcaattcaatttctCACCTG GTGAACAGGTTGCAGAATGAGGGATACTATGGAGGAGTGCGTTTACTTATGGCAATAGTTAAAATATTTCACAACTATTGCAAGGAAAACAACATCACCTTACATGATGGGAATTTCACTCTCTCGTATGATACTAACATTCCCCGCCAG ACAGGGCTTTCAGGTTCTAGTGCAATTGTAAGTGCTGCACTGAGTTGCCTTCTTGACTTTTACAAAGTCAGACATCTAATCAAAGTTGAGGTAAGGCCGAACCTTGTCCTTAATGCAGAGAAGGAACTTGGAATTGTTGCAGGTCTTCAAGATAGAGTGGCTCAGGTGTATGGAGGCGTTGTATATATG GATTTTGGTAAGAATCACATGGATAAATTAGGTCATGGTATATATACACCAATCGATGTTGATCTTCTCCCACCTCTTTATCTGATCTATGCAGAAAATCCCAGTGATTCTGGAAAG GTGCATAGTACAGTTCGACAAAGATGGTTAGACGGTGATGAATTTATAAGATCAACCATGGAAGAGGTTGCAAACATAGCGGTGGAGGGACGTAAAGCTCTTCTTGAGAAGGATTACAATAAGCTGACAGCCCTCATGAATCATAATTTTGACCTGAGAAG GCGTATGTTTGGAGATGATGCCCTTGGAGCTATGAATATAGAGATGATTGAAATTGCTCGAAGGGTAGGTGCTGCTTCCAAGTTCACAGGAAGTGGTGGGGCTGTGGTTGTTTTTTGTCCGGATGGACCTTCACAAGTGAAGCAGCTGGAGGACGCATGCCACAGTGCTGGTTTCACTTTCCAGCCAATTAAAGTTATGCCTTCGTTTCTCAATGAAATTGATCTTCAAACTCTGGGATCAAAGTGA
- the LOC132622556 gene encoding uncharacterized protein LOC132622556 isoform X2, whose translation MASENWANGDELELVNDDGFVYKRRKRSQLDPTVTAAPKLPDPAVEKKNRLERKKRALLKIKEKYEKEIQQWELLSNTLKAMQQNAETQQQETATNSPDPPATSSDPTCLPLVDQLLIQVEAQEAVIGNISKLCDIVEAFCDAQEEKKKQSVLDLPIWAHTPSDLISSLCED comes from the exons ATGGCCTCAGAGAATTGGGCAAACGGTGACGAGTTAGAGCTGGTTAATGACGATGGGTTCGTCTACAAGCGTCGGAAAAGGTCTCAACTTGACCCGACTGTTACCGCTGCTCCGAAGCTACCAGATCCAGCGGTTGAGAAGAAGAATCGCCTGGAAAGGAAAAAAAGGGCGTTGctgaaaataaaagagaaatatgaAAAAGAGATCCAACAGTGGGAACTTCTATCAAACACCCTGAAGGCAATGCAGCAAAATGCAGAAACTCAACAACAGGAAACCGCCACAAATTCGCCTGACCCGCCGGCCACGTCATCTGATCCGACTTGCCTGCCACTTGTTGATCAGCTCCTTATTCAG GTTGAAGCACAGGAGGCAGTAATTGGCAACATATCTAAACTGTGTGACATTGTGGAAGCCTTCTGTGATGCgcaagaagaaaagaagaaacagTCCGTGTTGGACCTCCCAATTTGGGCACACACACCTAGTGACCTCATTTCTTCATTATGTGAAGATTGA
- the LOC132622556 gene encoding uncharacterized protein LOC132622556 isoform X1 codes for MGGSDGSVSQKEWMASENWANGDELELVNDDGFVYKRRKRSQLDPTVTAAPKLPDPAVEKKNRLERKKRALLKIKEKYEKEIQQWELLSNTLKAMQQNAETQQQETATNSPDPPATSSDPTCLPLVDQLLIQVEAQEAVIGNISKLCDIVEAFCDAQEEKKKQSVLDLPIWAHTPSDLISSLCED; via the exons ATGGGAGGCTCGGATGGGTCAGTTTCTCAGAAAGAA TGGATGGCCTCAGAGAATTGGGCAAACGGTGACGAGTTAGAGCTGGTTAATGACGATGGGTTCGTCTACAAGCGTCGGAAAAGGTCTCAACTTGACCCGACTGTTACCGCTGCTCCGAAGCTACCAGATCCAGCGGTTGAGAAGAAGAATCGCCTGGAAAGGAAAAAAAGGGCGTTGctgaaaataaaagagaaatatgaAAAAGAGATCCAACAGTGGGAACTTCTATCAAACACCCTGAAGGCAATGCAGCAAAATGCAGAAACTCAACAACAGGAAACCGCCACAAATTCGCCTGACCCGCCGGCCACGTCATCTGATCCGACTTGCCTGCCACTTGTTGATCAGCTCCTTATTCAG GTTGAAGCACAGGAGGCAGTAATTGGCAACATATCTAAACTGTGTGACATTGTGGAAGCCTTCTGTGATGCgcaagaagaaaagaagaaacagTCCGTGTTGGACCTCCCAATTTGGGCACACACACCTAGTGACCTCATTTCTTCATTATGTGAAGATTGA
- the LOC132622556 gene encoding uncharacterized protein LOC132622556 isoform X3, with amino-acid sequence MGGSDGSVSQKEWMASENWANGDELELVNDDGFVYKRRKRSQLDPTVTAAPKLPDPAVEKKNRLERKKRALLKIKEKYEKEIQQWELLSNTLKAMQQNAETQQQETATNSPDPPATSSDPTCLPLVDQLLIQ; translated from the exons ATGGGAGGCTCGGATGGGTCAGTTTCTCAGAAAGAA TGGATGGCCTCAGAGAATTGGGCAAACGGTGACGAGTTAGAGCTGGTTAATGACGATGGGTTCGTCTACAAGCGTCGGAAAAGGTCTCAACTTGACCCGACTGTTACCGCTGCTCCGAAGCTACCAGATCCAGCGGTTGAGAAGAAGAATCGCCTGGAAAGGAAAAAAAGGGCGTTGctgaaaataaaagagaaatatgaAAAAGAGATCCAACAGTGGGAACTTCTATCAAACACCCTGAAGGCAATGCAGCAAAATGCAGAAACTCAACAACAGGAAACCGCCACAAATTCGCCTGACCCGCCGGCCACGTCATCTGATCCGACTTGCCTGCCACTTGTTGATCAGCTCCTTATTCAG TAG
- the LOC132622332 gene encoding uncharacterized protein LOC132622332 codes for MAQSAVIPRMSLMFLHSKSMSSFSKPRAIIFFPSKLKSHFFSTTSTPYPLQYEMIISRPSTIQQQRFLPNSKPTDSQPEPEPGSELGFDDWVERKLNSKSSSEEPNSGIVKMDKGKRKYYNKRRKRMFGGSDSDDEENNRDKDNEFVELKQEVVELRTLHKKEEELYFYDNFAYPWEKDKHYKMVYQLEKKYFPDQCFDKAFLEPGESNENVKKSRKKVGKRESIIARAIDDGVDKNLIFFEEEEKGVSETKEQVKVDVAEKKVEEFFKCLKKVPNKESGVVSAEPFLATRSTGLPPKWDSPGGTVVLVNKPKGWTSFTVCGKLRRLTKVKKVGHAGTLDPMATGLLIVCVGKATKIVDSYQGMMKGYSGIFRLGEATSTWDADSPVMQREPWEHIKDEDIKKTAASFYGEIWQVPPMFSAIKVGGEKMYDKARRGESIELSPRRISIFEFDVKRSLDDRQNVIFRLRCSKGTYVRSLCADFGKALGSCAHLTALRRDSIGEYTSDDAWEFQELEEAITKGYL; via the exons ATGGCTCAGTCAGCAGTAATTCCTCGCATGTCTCTCATGTTCCTCCACTCCAAATCCATGTCTTCCTTCTCTAAACCTCGCGCCATTATCTTCTTTCCCTCAAAGCTCAAATCCCACTTTTTCTCTACAACTTCAACTCCTTATCCACTTCAATACGAAATGATTATCTCCCGCCCTTCAACTATCCAACAACAACGCTTCCTTCCCAATTCTAAACCTACTGATTCCCAACCCGAACCCGAACCCGGTTCAGAACTCGGGTTCGACGATTGGGTCGAAAGAAAACTGAATTCTAAATCATCTTCTGAGGAACCCAATTCGGGTATTGTGAAAATGGATAAAGGGAAAAGGAAATATTATAATAAGAGAAGGAAAAGAATGTTTGGTGGGTCTGATTCTGATGATGAGGAGAATAACAGGGATAAGGATAATGAGTTTGTTGAGTTAAAGCAAGAAGTTGTGGAGCTACGTACATTGCACAAGAAGGAAGAAGAGTTGTACTTTTATGATAATTTTGCTTATCCTTGGGAGAAAGATAAGCATTATAAGATGGTTTATCAATTGGAAAAGAAGTATTTTCCTGATCAGTGTTTTGATAAGGCTTTTCTTGAACCGGGGGAGTCGAATGAGAATGTAAAGAAGAGTAGAAAGAAAGTGGGGAAAAGGGAAAGTATAATAGCAAGGGCTATTGATGATGGGGTTGATAAAAATTTGATCTTTTTTGAGGAAGAAGAAAAGGGTGTGAGTGAAACTAAGGAGCAAGTTAAAGTTGATGTAGCGGAAAAGAAAGTGGAAGAGTTCTTTAAGTGTTTGAAGAAGGTTCCAAATAAGGAAAGTGGTGTTGTTAGTGCTGAGCCGTTTTTAGCGACTAGGAGTACAGGGCTTCCTCCTAAATGGGATAGTCCGGGTGGGACGGTGGTATTAGTGAACAAACCGAAAG GTTGGACTTCTTTCACTGTTTGTGGAAAGTTGCGTCGGCTAACAAAAGTGAAAAAG GTGGGCCATGCTGGAACACTTGATCCTATGGCAACTGGCTTATTGATTGTATGTGTTGGCAAAGCTACAAAGATCGTGGACAG CTATCAGGGTATGATGAAGGGCTACAGTGGAATCTTCCGTTTGGGGGAGGCCACCTCTACCTGGGATGCAGATTCCCCG GTTATGCAACGAGAGCCATGGGAGCATATCAAGGACGAGGACATAAAGAAAACAGCAGCATCCTTTTATGGAGAGATATGGCAAGTCCCTCCGATGTTCTCAGCAATCAAA GTTGGTGGTGAAAAGATGTATGACAAAGCAAGAAGAGGAGAAAGCATCGAACTTTCACCGAGGAGGATTTCGATTTTCGAATTTGACGTGAAGCGGAGTTTAGATGACAG ACAGAATGTGATTTTCCGATTAAGATGCTCAAAAGGTACCTATGTCCGATCACTTTGTGCAGACTTCGGGAAAGCTCTTGGCAG TTGCGCTCACTTGACAGCTTTACGACGAGATTCAATAG GAGAGTATACATCGGACGATGCTTGGGAATTTCAAGAATTGGAAGAGGCAATCACTAAAGGATACTTGTAA
- the LOC132622601 gene encoding uncharacterized protein LOC132622601, translating into MGTPMKHSSNSRRRNGTMRLFVTTFIGVVFGFFLGVTFPTISLTKLPLPTNLFPSFDLPDMDEKSSGLSTQALLNVLNSLKGRIGNSHKNNGPKIWVPSNPRGAEMLPPGIVESESDLYTRRLWGLPSEDLIIKPRYLVTFTVGLKQKKNIDAAVKMFSENFTIMLFHYDGRTSEWDDLEWSKRAIHVSIPKQTKWWYAKRFLHPDIVASYDYIFIWDEDLGLENFNADEYIKSVKKHGLDISQPGLAPNSGLTWQMTKGRNDTEVHKVTEEKPGYCADPHLPPCAAFVEIMAPVFSREAWRCVWHMIQNDLVHGWGLDFALRRCVEPAHEKIGVVDAQWIVHQTVPSLGSQGKAENGKAPWEGVRERCRREWTMFQDRMATAEMAYYMAMGMDPPNSTTN; encoded by the exons ATGGGGACGCCTATGAAACACag CTCAAACTCGAGAAGACGGAATGGCACAATGAGGCTTTTTGTGACTACTTTTATTGGAGTTGTATTTGGGTTTTTCCTAGGTGTAACCTTTCCTACAATTTCATTGACCAAG CTGCCTTTACCTACTAATCTTTTCCCATCATTTGATCTACCTGACATGGACGAGAAGTCCTCGGGCCTCTCGACACAAGCTCTATTAAATGTCTTGAATTCCTTGAAGGGCCGCATTGGCAATTCACACAAGAATAACGGCCCAAAG ATTTGGGTTCCATCAAATCCCAGAGGTGCCGAGATGCTACCCCCGGGCATCGTAGAATCTGAGTCTGATCTTTATACTAGAAGGCTGTGGGGCCTGCCCAGTGAG GACTTGATCATCAAACCAAGGTACCTTGTGACCTTCACAGTCGGCCTCAAGCAGAAGAAAAACATTGATGCAGCAGTGAAAATG TTTTCCGAGAACTTCACCATTATGCTGTTTCACTATGATGGTCGAACAAGTGAATGGGATGACCTCGAGTGGTCAAAGCGGGCTATCCATGTCAGTATACCGAAACAAACTAAATG GTGGTATGCAAAACGTTTTCTGCATCCTGACATTGTAGCATCGTATGACTATATATTCATCTGGGATGAAGACTTGGGGCTCGAAAATTTTAACGCGGACGA ATATATAAAGTCGGTGAAGAAACATGGTTTGGATATTTCCCAGCCTGGTTTAGCACCAAACAGTGGGTTGACATGGCAGATGACAAAAGGGAGAAATGACACTGAAGTTCACAA GGTAACAGAGGAAAAACCAGGCTATTGCGCTGATCCACATTTGCCACCTTGTGCAGC ATTTGTTGAGATCATGGCACCTGTTTTCTCTCGAGAGGCGTGGCGATGTGTTTGGCATATGATCCAG AATGACTTGGTCCACGGATGGGGTCTTGATTTTGCTCTTAGGAGATGTGTGGAG CCCGCACATGAAAAGATAGGAGTTGTAGATGCTCAGTGGATTGTACATCAAACTGTTCCATCTCTTGGGAGCCAG GGTAAAGCGGAGAATGGCAAGGCACCATGGGAAGGG GTAAGAGAAAGGTGTCGAAGAGAATGGACTATGTTTCAGGATAGGATGGCTACTGCAGAGATGGCCTATTACATGGCAATGGGAATGGATCCCCCTAATTCCACAACTAATTAG
- the LOC132624856 gene encoding uncharacterized protein LOC132624856 codes for MQRQFHDFHFANSVCVFGNSAFPFVIRKFLRGDRDRMGTPTRRINTRRGNEIMRLLVTTIAGVVLGIFLGVSFPTLSSTKLNLPSNLFGLIDLTYIEEKYSGLSTQDLLNVLSSMRSHKGRSHRHSDTEIWVPSNPRGAERIPPDFVASESDLYPRRLWGLPREDLITKPRYLVCFTVGYEQKNNIDAAVKKFSENFTFVLFHYDGRTSEWDDLEWSKRAIHVSTRKQTKWWYAKRFLHPDIVAPYDYIFIWDEDLGLENFDAEEYIKLVRQHGLDISQPGVASNSELSWRMTKRRNDTEVHKETEERPGWCTDPHLPPCAAFVEIMAPVFSREAWRCVWYMIQNDLVHGWGLDLALRKCVEPAHEKIGVVDSQWIVHQTVPSLGSQGQAEKGKAPWEGVRERCNKEWTLFKERMAAAEKDYYKAKGFDPLNSTSH; via the exons CTTTTCCTTTTGTGATTCGGAAATTTCTTCGAGGGGATCGTGATAGAATGGGGACACCTACGCGCAG AATAAACACCAGAAGAGGAAATGAAATCATGAGACTTCTTGTGACAACCATTGCTGGAGTTGTGCTTGGTATTTTCTTAGGCGTATCGTTTCCTACACTTTCATCGACCAAG CTGAACTTACCTTCTAATCTTTTTGGATTAATTGATCTCACTTACATTGAGGAGAAGTATTCAGGCCTCTCAACCCAAGATCTATTAAATGTCTTGTCTTCCATGAGGAGCCACAAAGGCCGTTCGCATAGGCATTCTGACACAGAG ATTTGGGTTCCATCAAACCCTCGAGGTGCTGAGAGGATACCACCAGATTTCGTTGCATCTGAGTCTGATCTTTATCCTCGAAGGTTGTGGGGCCTACCCCGTGAG GACTTGATTACCAAACCTAGGTATCTTGTTTGCTTTACAGTTGGCTACGAGCAGAAAAATAACATCGATGCAGCAGTGAAAAAG TTTTCAGAGAATTTTACCTTTGTGTTGTTTCACTATGATGGTCGAACAAGTGAATGGGATGACCTTGAGTGGTCAAAGCGGGCTATCCATGTTAGTACACGAAAGCAAACTAAATG GTGGTATGCAAAACGCTTTCTGCATCCAGACATTGTAGCACCCTATGACTATATATTCATCTGGGATGAAGACTTGGGGCTTGAGAATTTTGATGCAGAGGA ATATATCAAATTGGTGAGGCAACATGGGTTGGATATTTCACAGCCTGGTGTAGCATCAAACAGTGAATTGTCATGGAGGATGACAAAAAGACGAAATGACACTGAAGTGCACAA GGAAACAGAGGAAAGACCTGGCTGGTGCACTGATCCGCACTTGCCACCCTGTGCAGC ATTTGTTGAGATCATGGCACCTGTTTTCTCTAGAGAGGCATGGCGGTGTGTTTGGTATATGATTCAG AATGACTTGGTCCATGGATGGGGTCTCGATTTAGCTCTTAGGAAATGTGTGGAA CCAGCCCATGAAAAGATAGGAGTTGTAGATTCTCAGTGGATTGTGCATCAAACTGTCCCTTCACTCGGGAGTCAG GGACAAGCAGAGAAAGGCAAAGCACCATGGGAAGGG GTAAGAGAAAGGTGCAACAAAGAGTGGACACTGTTCAAGGAGCGTATGGCTGCTGCAGAGAAAGATTATTACAAGGCAAAGGGATTTGATCCCCTTAATTCTACATCTCATTAG